The DNA sequence GCGCTCGGGTACACCGTCGCGCGCCGCCGCGCCGCCCGAATCCGCCGACGGCCCGGCGCGTCGATCCATTTCGATGGCAAATTGTGAACGTGATGTTCCCGAAGGGCTGACATCGGCCCGGACCGAGGTAGCGTGCCCAGAATCGAAGGGCTATGGTGGAAGCGCTTCTATCTGGAACACCACGGGCACGTCACGGTCTCCCGAATCGTCAGATCTCCTGAATCGAGACGTCCCGGATCGCGAGACAATCCGAATCGTCAGAAGTCCAGAACCTCGCGGAATCACCCGGACTCCCGAAATTGCCAGACACCCGGAAAGTCGTCGGGCGTTCCGTAAGCTGCCGGACAGCCCGAGATCACCATTGGCGCCCGAGGGCACGGTATCCCGAAAAGGTGGTGGAATGTGAAAGTGGTCGAGGAAACTCGCGGCACCCGCGGCGATCCCGGCTCGAACGCCACGGATCCGCGCGGGGCCGCCGACGTGATCCGGCTGTTGCTGCTGGTCGACCGGCCGATCATCCGTGACGCCATCCGCGCGCTCTTCGAGGCGGCTCCCGACTTCGTGCTGACCGCCGACCGGGACGTCGACCCGGCGGTTCCGGACGTCGGCCGAGCGGTCCCGGACGACGTCGATGTCGTCCTGGTCGACCTGCAGCTGCGTGACCGCGACGGCATCGCCGTCGCCGCCGATCTCGTCCGTGGCTGCGGCCGGCCCGGCGTGGTGATTCTCGCCGACGGCGCCGACGACGCCGACGTCGACCGGGCCGCCCGTGCCGGGGTGCGCGGCTACCTGCTGGAGGACGACGAGACGGCGCTGTTGATGGCCGGGGTCAAGGCTGTCGCCGCGGGGACGCCTGGTGGTCCCCGCGCGCCGCGCGTCATCTGCTGGCCGCCTACCGGCGGGTGGCCGCGGCCGACACCCCGCGCCGCGACCCGCAGGTGTCCGGTCTCACCCAGCGCGAACGCGGCGTGATCCGGCTGGTCGCGCTCGGCCGGTCCAAC is a window from the Polymorphospora rubra genome containing:
- a CDS encoding response regulator, with amino-acid sequence MKVVEETRGTRGDPGSNATDPRGAADVIRLLLLVDRPIIRDAIRALFEAAPDFVLTADRDVDPAVPDVGRAVPDDVDVVLVDLQLRDRDGIAVAADLVRGCGRPGVVILADGADDADVDRAARAGVRGYLLEDDETALLMAGVKAVAAGTPGGPRAPRVICWPPTGGWPRPTPRAATRRCPVSPSANAA